The DNA sequence CGCTTCCCATAAACAGATTTATAAATGCAGAGACAAACACAAAAGAAACGATCAAAGTAATTCCTGTAAAGCCAATGCTTTTTAAAAATTGTGCGCCGTCAATTGCAATGATAAGTCCAAGCTTGCTGTAATTAAAAAATGCAACGAACTGTGCAGCGAAAAAAACAAGCACAACATAAGTAGCCAGTGTACTCATTGATTTGATGATGTGCTTCATCATCTCCGAATCGTTCTTAATTGATTTAGTAACTATGCCGTAAACAAGTCCGGGCACAAAAAACATAATGAGAATACCTGCAATAATGCCATTTAAGAATGGTGAATGACGCCAATCTTTGGTTTCGGGATTTCTGAGTAATCCATCTTCGGGAATAATTGTGATTGCTAATGCGACAATAAGGATAAAAAGCCATATCCCTGCCCACTTTAAGCCTTTCTTTTCAAGTGAAGAAATTTCGTCAACAGGGATTTTATCTGCGTTGCCTTCGTATTTTTTCAATCGAGGTTCAACTATCTTTTCTGTAACAAGGGTTCCAAGTATTACAATCATTATTGCTGAGACGAACATAAAATAAAAGTTTACAACAGCATTGACTTTCATAGTTGGATCGATAATCTGTGCAGCTGATTGAGAAAGCCCGGCAAGAACAGGATCAATTGAACCAACTACGAAGTTCGCACCGAATCCGCCGCTTACTCCGCAAAAAGCCGCTGCAAGTCCAGCCATCGGGTGTCTTCCCAGAGCATAAAATATTACAGCCCCAAGTGGAATAAGAACTACATATCCAGCCTCAGAAGCTACGTGAGAAAGAACTCCAGCAAACACAACTGACATTGTTATCAACCTTTTGGGAGCTTTCAAGACCAGTGCTCTTATCCCTGCATTAAAAAGTCCTGAACCTTCTGCAACACCAATTCCTATCATAACTGCAAGTACATATCCTAGTGGAGGAAAATTTACGAAGTTGTGAACCACATTTTCGTAAATCCATCTTAAGCCATCCCCGTTAAGAAGATTCTGAACTTTAACCACTGAACCATCTGCAGGATGAATTGCTGTCAATCCAACCCAGCTTCCAATCACAGAAATTATTGCAACGATGACAGCAATCAATGCAAACAATGTGGCGGGATGTGGTAGTTTGTTACCAACTTTTTCAATGTAGTCAAGCGATTTGTTGAATATTCGTGAAGCAAGAGACTTCAATTTTTCCTCCGATATCTGAAAAAAATATTGGCAAAGATAGGGGTGTGAATTTAGAATAAAAAGAAAAAATTAGTGTTATTGGACCGTCATTCCTGCGGACGCAGGAATCCATCACTAAGTGGATTCCCGTTTTCACGGGAATGACAAAACGTTGTTGTTAAAGTTTAAGAGTAAGATTAAGTTTAGCAAAAAGAATTAAGGAATAATTTTATGAACTACTACGCACTTAATTATCATCTTACCGATGATTATATGCAAAGACGACCACAATTCCGCGAAGAACATTTGAAGCTTGCAAAAGAATCAAATGAAAAAGGTGAAATGATTCTCGCTGGTGCTTTCAGCGATCCACCGGATAAAGCATTGCTCATCTTCAAAGTTGCAGACAAATCTGTTATTGAAGATTTTGTAAAAAAGGATCCTTATGTTAATAACGGTTTGATAGCGAAGTGGGAAATCAGACCGTGGACGGTAGTTATTGGTAAATAAGCAAATCGTCATTCCGGCTTGTCCGGAATCTGAGGCTAAAGATGGTTATCAGATTCTGGACTCACTCGTTGATACGAGTTCGCCAGAATGACACAAATTATTTTTTCATTTAATGCAAAAATAAATATGATGGGTAAAAAAAAACTTTAAAAGATGGCAGAGAACACTAATAACATTCCGGGTATATTTAATTACTGCGACCGATGGTGTGAGCGATGTGCTTTTACTTCACGGTGTTTGAATTTTCAGATGAGTGAAGAAATGAGAGAAGGAAAAGAAATCAATGATTTAGAAAATGAAAAATTCTGGGAGGATATGGACAATATTTTTAACATCACTCACGATATGCTCGATGAAATGGCAGAAGAACAAGGAATTGATTTGACGGAGATCGAATGGACTAAAGAAGATAAAGAGCACGAACAGGAACTTGAAGAATCGGTAAGGAAACATCAATGCGTAATTGCATCTAAAAAATATTATGAGTTTGTCAGCGGATGGTTTGAAATAAATGAAGGAATCTTCAAAGAAAAAGAAGATGAGTTGAACGAACAATTGATGCTTGAACTTTCCTCCGCCGAACCTAAAAAAGAAGCAATTACTCTTAAAGATGCAATCGAAGTAATTACATATTACCTGCATTTTATTAATATAAAATTAATGCGGGCTATTCACGGACAAATTGAAGACAGATACGAATTGCCGGATGATCTTCCCAAAGACTCAGATGGTTCTGCGAAGATTGCACTTCTTGCTATTGACAGATCAATATCTGCATGGGGAAAATTATTAAAACATTTAGAAGAAAGTGAAGACGAAATTTTAGAATTTCTAGTACTCCTCGAGCAGCTGAGGAATATGACTGAAAAAGAATTCCCTGATGCGCGGAAATTTGTAAGACCGGGATTTGATGAGTAAATCTCTGTGGTGCTGTGTGCTACTTGGTGATCTCTGTGTAACTTTTTTCTTACACAGAGAACCACTGAGAAAACACCGAGAACCGCAGAGAAAATTATTCCATAAAAAATCCGCTCACTATTGCATAATTATTCCGGAGGCCTTAACTTACAATTAAAATTTCGGGACTAACTCTTCCGTCATAGCTTTGTTTTCTCTCGCATCTCCGAATGCGTATGAAATAGGTCACAAAATCTTCATTTCAAAAACATAAGGAGGAATAGTTATGTTCCAAACAATTTACAAATCCGCATTTTTTTTAATTGCGGTAATTCTACTAAACTCATCGGATATTCACTCTCAAAATCCTGATTGGATTGTCTTCGATTCATCAAACTCAAATCTGTTGGATGATCGTATACTGCAAATCGCAGATGAAGGTAACGGTAATAAATGGCTCGCAATGGCTTTTGCTGGGGTCAGTGTATTTGATGGAGTTAACTTTACAAATTATACTACTGCTAATTCAGGGCTGCCATCAAATGCAGTTTATAATGTCGCTATTGAAAGTAATGGTGTTAAATGGTTTGGGACTCTTGGCGGCTTAGTAAGTTTTGATAATTCAACATGGACGGTTTACAGTACATTAAATTCAGGCTTACCTGAGAACTCGGTCCTGGCACTTGCTGTTGATGCAAATGGAAATAAATGGGCAGGCACAGATAGCGGCCTGGTAAAATTTGATGGAGTCAACTGGACTGTTTATAATACGTCAAATTCGGGTTTACCTCATAACAGCGTTTTTGCAATTACTATTGATGCAAACGGAGACAAATGGATTGGAACTTTTGGTGGTGGTATTGCCAAATTTGATGATGTAAATTGGACAGTTTACAATACCTCCAATTCAGGATTACCAAACAATTTTATTTGGTCGATCGCAATAGACAGCAATGAAGATATCTGGTCTGGTAATACTAATAGTGGATTAGTCCACTTCAATGGCACAGACTGGACGATATATAATACTTCCAATTCCGGGTTACCACAAAACCAGGTAAGAGCAATTAATTTTGATGATAATGGTAACAAGTGGATCGGAACTAATGGCGGTGGCGTAGCAATGTTCGATGACAATAACTGGACAGTCTTTAGAACTTTTAATTCAGATTTGCCCAATGATTACATTCGTGATTTTTACATCGATTGGAATGATAATAAATGGATAGCAACACACGGTGGTGGGCTTGTAGTTTACAGAGCAGGTGGAGCAACATCTGTTGAAGAGATCTCTGATAATGTTTTGCCAGAACAGTTTTATTTAGCACAAAATTATCCTAATCCATTTAATCCATCTACAAAAATTCAATTTCGAATTGTGGGATCAGGATTTGTTAGTTTGAAAGTATTTGATGTATTGGGTAATGAAGTTGCAACACTAATCAGTGAAGAGAAACCAGCAGGTGCTTATCAGTTCAACTTCGATGCATCTAACTTATCAAGCGGCGTATATTTTTATAAACTGACGAGCGGTAACTTATCCGAGACCAGGAAAATGATATTGTTAAGATAATTTTTATTAACTAATCTCTGAGGTTCTTTGTTGACTCTGTGTTACTCCCTCTTTTTGTTACACAGAAAACCACGGAGATACACAGAGAATCTCAGAGGTGATTAATCCAGATAAATCCTTGGAACACGAGTGTTAATGTTAGTGAGTATTTCATAAGGAATTGTTCCAGCCCATTCTGCAAGATCTTCAGCAGTAATAGAATTTTTTCCATCAGTTCCGAGTAATAATACTTCGTCACTATTGTAAGCTGAATCATTCTCGATATTCACAACGATCTGATCCATTGAAATATTTCCAACAACCGGATAAAGTTTTCCGTTCAACAGAACTTTTGCTTTGCGCGACATGCTTCTGAAATATCCATCTCCATATCCAACAGGAACAGTAACCGCTCGAATGTTATGATCTGGTTTCCACGTCAATCCGTAACCTACAGCATTTCCTGCTTTAATCACTTTAAAGTAAACAACAAGTGATTTCCAGGTTAATGCAGGTTTAACAGGAATTGCTTTCTTAATATTCTTCGACGGATAAACCCCAAACAACATTATTCCCGGGCGCACCATATCAAAATTTGCTTCGGGTTGTTGAAGAATCGCACCGGAATTTGCAATGTGTTTGATTGTTGATTTTATTGAATGTTTATTAAAATGTTCCAGAACTTCATTAAATCTTTCAAGCTGAAGTTTGGCAAATGTCAAATCATCGGATTCAGCAGTTGCAAAATGCGAGTAGATTCCTTCAACAAAAATATTTTTATAAGAAAAAGCTGCATCAAGAAACTTTTCTGAATTATAGTAATGAACACCAATTCGTTCCATTCCCGTATCGATCTTCAGATGAACGATCGCTTTCTTTTTCATTTGTCCTGCAGTTTCATCAATCTGTTTTAGCTTATCGATGGAAGAGGCAGTGATGGTCAAATTATTTTTCAGGAATAATGGGATCTGATTTCCCCAAACTCCTCCCAAGACAAGTATTGGAATTTTGATTCCCATCTCACGAAGCAGAATTCCTTCTTCAACAACAGCTACTCCAAGATAATCAGCTTTTAATTCTTCATAAAGTTGTGCAACTCGCACAAGTCCGTGTCCGTATGCATTCGCCTTAAGAACAGGCATCATTTTGGATTTGCCAACGTGAGCTTTTATTGCTTTGAAATTATCAGCAAGAACCTTTAGATCAACTTCGACTCTCGTTGGGCGAACAATCTCATCAACACTAATTACAGGATGGTTTGTATGTTTCTTCACTTAATATTCAAAGAATAATAATAGTTTGTGCTCCAAAGATAAAATATTTAACAGTTAAAATATCAGATACTCATTGATGATTTTATCTATTTTGTTTACGTTATTATCAGTAATAATTTTTTATTAATTCTATCCCCTTCCGGAAGTAGTTTAACAATTAATAAACAGGGAGTAAATTATGATCGAAGTAGCATTCACTTATGATTTCATTCCAAATTTTGATGTGGCGGCTTACACCAAAGTTGCAAGAAGTGCAACCCAAATTATGGTTTCATCAAAAGGATTTATAGAATTCCGGGCTAACAGAAATATTATGGGTTCGCCTAATGTCCGGAGAACTTCTGTCTGGCAGAGTCTTTCTGATTATGCAGCGATGGCTCAGACACCGGAATTTCAGAAAATCACAGAAGATTTCAGAAAGTTTGTTACGAATATTGATGTTCAGATATGGGGTCCGTCGCCTATTAGTCCTGAACCGATTCGTCCCTGAATAATTTTCAAAGAAATATCAGATAAACTGCAGCATTTTATTTTTCACTGGCTGCAAGTTGAAAAATTATCTAAAAATTTCCAGCAAGAAATTTATTTTGCAATAATATGCCGACAAATCTTCCACCGGAATATTTCAGAGCCGAGCAGACCTTTAGAGAAGCTGAATCGACTTCTTCTAAAGTTGCAGCGCTTGAAGAAATGATGAGCACAATTCCAAAGCACAAAGGAACTGACAAGCTACGGGCTGAACTGAGAAGAAAAATATCAAAGCTGAAAGAAGATCAGCAAAAGAAAAAAGGTGCGGGCAAACACGAATCGGAATATCACATTGAAAAAGAAGGTGCAGGAAGAGTCGTTTTAATTGGTTTTGAGAATACAGGCAAATCATCCATAGTTGCTGCACTGACTCACGCAGCGCCAAAAATTTCCGAAGCACCGTTTACAACCTGGCAGCCTATACCCGGAATGATGGAATTCGAGGATATCCAGATACAACTGATTGACACTCCGCCAATAAGTAAAGAACATTCGCAGCCGGAATTATTTGATTTAATCCGCAGCTCTGATTTAATTCTAGTTATCGTTGATCTGCAAACAATTCCATTCCAGCAGCTTGAAGATTCGCTTAGTATTTTAAATCAACACAAAATCATCCCGAAACAATGGGAAGATAAAACTAACGATGAAAGAAGAATTGAGTTTATTTCTGCTGTGGTCATTGTTAACAAGGATGATGATGATAAGTTTGATGAGGATTTCATTGTTTTTAAAGAGTTGACGGAAATAGATTTACCGCTTTT is a window from the bacterium genome containing:
- a CDS encoding YciI family protein, yielding MNYYALNYHLTDDYMQRRPQFREEHLKLAKESNEKGEMILAGAFSDPPDKALLIFKVADKSVIEDFVKKDPYVNNGLIAKWEIRPWTVVIGK
- a CDS encoding T9SS type A sorting domain-containing protein: MFDDNNWTVFRTFNSDLPNDYIRDFYIDWNDNKWIATHGGGLVVYRAGGATSVEEISDNVLPEQFYLAQNYPNPFNPSTKIQFRIVGSGFVSLKVFDVLGNEVATLISEEKPAGAYQFNFDASNLSSGVYFYKLTSGNLSETRKMILLR
- the alr gene encoding alanine racemase, which codes for MKKHTNHPVISVDEIVRPTRVEVDLKVLADNFKAIKAHVGKSKMMPVLKANAYGHGLVRVAQLYEELKADYLGVAVVEEGILLREMGIKIPILVLGGVWGNQIPLFLKNNLTITASSIDKLKQIDETAGQMKKKAIVHLKIDTGMERIGVHYYNSEKFLDAAFSYKNIFVEGIYSHFATAESDDLTFAKLQLERFNEVLEHFNKHSIKSTIKHIANSGAILQQPEANFDMVRPGIMLFGVYPSKNIKKAIPVKPALTWKSLVVYFKVIKAGNAVGYGLTWKPDHNIRAVTVPVGYGDGYFRSMSRKAKVLLNGKLYPVVGNISMDQIVVNIENDSAYNSDEVLLLGTDGKNSITAEDLAEWAGTIPYEILTNINTRVPRIYLD
- a CDS encoding antibiotic biosynthesis monooxygenase, with the translated sequence MIEVAFTYDFIPNFDVAAYTKVARSATQIMVSSKGFIEFRANRNIMGSPNVRRTSVWQSLSDYAAMAQTPEFQKITEDFRKFVTNIDVQIWGPSPISPEPIRP
- a CDS encoding 50S ribosome-binding GTPase is translated as MPTNLPPEYFRAEQTFREAESTSSKVAALEEMMSTIPKHKGTDKLRAELRRKISKLKEDQQKKKGAGKHESEYHIEKEGAGRVVLIGFENTGKSSIVAALTHAAPKISEAPFTTWQPIPGMMEFEDIQIQLIDTPPISKEHSQPELFDLIRSSDLILVIVDLQTIPFQQLEDSLSILNQHKIIPKQWEDKTNDERRIEFISAVVIVNKDDDDKFDEDFIVFKELTEIDLPLLPISVTNKRNFSKLKDEIFESLGIIRIYSKPPGKEPDLSKPFILKKGNTVDELAGKVHHDFIHNLKTARVWGKNVFDGQMVGRDHILHDKDIVELHL
- a CDS encoding AbgT family transporter; translation: MSEEKLKSLASRIFNKSLDYIEKVGNKLPHPATLFALIAVIVAIISVIGSWVGLTAIHPADGSVVKVQNLLNGDGLRWIYENVVHNFVNFPPLGYVLAVMIGIGVAEGSGLFNAGIRALVLKAPKRLITMSVVFAGVLSHVASEAGYVVLIPLGAVIFYALGRHPMAGLAAAFCGVSGGFGANFVVGSIDPVLAGLSQSAAQIIDPTMKVNAVVNFYFMFVSAIMIVILGTLVTEKIVEPRLKKYEGNADKIPVDEISSLEKKGLKWAGIWLFILIVALAITIIPEDGLLRNPETKDWRHSPFLNGIIAGILIMFFVPGLVYGIVTKSIKNDSEMMKHIIKSMSTLATYVVLVFFAAQFVAFFNYSKLGLIIAIDGAQFLKSIGFTGITLIVSFVFVSAFINLFMGSASAKWAIMAPVFVPMFMLLDYHPALTQAAFRIGDSVTNLITPMMSYFALIVAFAQKYDEKYGIGTIISTMIPYTVVFLVFWIILLIIWMLLGLPLGPDGPLYLVK